The Thermotoga sp. Mc24 genome includes a window with the following:
- a CDS encoding LCP family protein yields the protein MFLVLGKDKEIEHTVRTDVIVVGVLDWKKGNLSFVSIPRDLMIEGKKINAIYNTYGMEKLFQIIESLLGQKPDSYVIFNYEAFKILGDELGPIEVIPNEVMFYEDLSQNLVIDFKPGVPYKLNGEQLLAYIRYRKDSMGDLARIERQKDVLKKLLSKALSRNPLEISVLYKKISPYIETDIGLPEILTLFSKLKNSVRVSFSTLPYNVDSDGSIFVDEKRLVSFKENLIGSSVQEKYRVNFLVVNTSSLVSRVFEANLRGVWKDRVGFEPDRVVWEDVGISQKFEGDHVFIGEPEKEDYILEILRKAHPSRHFTVHRFDRPEDYTMYYTILESLAKNRIYPDFPVSALILIDDFRE from the coding sequence GTGTTTCTCGTTCTGGGAAAAGATAAAGAGATCGAACACACCGTTCGAACCGATGTGATAGTTGTTGGTGTGCTGGACTGGAAAAAAGGAAATCTCTCTTTTGTATCGATACCCAGGGATTTGATGATAGAGGGAAAAAAGATCAACGCGATTTACAACACTTATGGAATGGAAAAACTATTTCAGATCATCGAATCACTTCTGGGACAGAAGCCGGATTCTTACGTGATATTCAACTACGAGGCTTTCAAAATACTCGGGGATGAACTGGGACCAATAGAGGTGATACCGAACGAGGTCATGTTTTATGAAGATCTGTCGCAGAATCTCGTCATAGATTTCAAACCTGGGGTTCCTTACAAATTGAATGGAGAACAGCTTCTTGCGTACATAAGATACAGAAAAGACTCCATGGGGGATCTTGCCCGAATAGAAAGACAGAAGGATGTACTGAAGAAACTCCTCAGCAAGGCCCTTTCAAGAAATCCTCTCGAAATTTCCGTACTTTACAAAAAGATAAGTCCTTACATCGAAACGGATATCGGTCTTCCAGAGATTCTAACACTCTTTTCTAAATTGAAAAACAGTGTTAGGGTGAGCTTTTCGACACTTCCGTACAATGTGGATAGCGACGGAAGCATCTTTGTGGATGAAAAAAGACTCGTTTCTTTCAAAGAGAATCTCATTGGAAGCAGTGTTCAGGAAAAATACCGCGTGAACTTCCTCGTTGTGAACACCTCATCGCTTGTTTCGAGGGTATTCGAAGCCAACCTGAGGGGAGTGTGGAAAGACAGGGTTGGATTCGAACCGGACCGTGTTGTCTGGGAAGACGTGGGAATATCGCAGAAATTCGAGGGAGACCATGTCTTCATAGGGGAACCGGAAAAGGAGGACTATATCCTGGAAATTCTGAGGAAAGCGCATCCTTCCAGGCATTTTACGGTGCACAGGTTCGACAGACCGGAAGATTACACGATGTACTACACGATACTGGAAAGCCTCGCAAAGAACAGAATATATCCCGATTTTCCGGTATCTGCTTTGATTCTGATAGACGATTTCAGGGAGTGA
- a CDS encoding Lon protease family protein, which yields MIRKLKPDEINNFDLDFLNFQTTEEVPPNEGFIGQKRAKEAIETGIRIKEKGYNIFVTGVTGTGRRTFVQMMLQDVAKKLPVPNDWGYVYNFENPYEPKAISFKAGQGRRFKRRLEDLINEVVEVLNKSFESEEFARKISEKEEKYALMRKQLWESLEAKAKELGFMVQLTPAGVAMLPVVDGRPLSPEMVDALPDQAKKEIEERQMKLKHLVDGTLYRIRKLDIEFRKSLEEFHKRTALFAIDPLFVEVESEFENEAVREFLESIKKDIVENLLDFLRMDARERKEIYMRKYSLNLIVDNSDLTGAPVIYETNPSYSNLFGKIEYYVRGGFLHTDFNMIRPGSIHKANGGFLIVEAERLLSQPYAWYNLKRVLMETQISVENLEHTLGISNTITLKPEKIPLDLKVVIIGTPYLYELLYELDPDFRKLFRIKAEFDWEIPRNELNVQKYVSFISSVCREKNLPHFDKGAVKKVIWYAMRNAGNSTKLSAVFGDIVNLIVESGELARLEGSEVTTSDHVLKAYQAMENRVNLLEEKYDEMIKTFDLMIEVTGSRVGQINGLTVLDLGDHSFGVPVKITAKVYLGRPGVVDIQREADLSGKIHSKAVLILEGFLGSRYAQDFPLSVGASISFEQVYSEVEGDSASLAEALALLSAISKVPIKQGIAVTGSINQHGEVQPVGGIVEKVEGFYRACKTRGFDGKQGVIIPKANAKNLVLKDEIVQAMKKGLFHIWTVETIDDAIEIVMGMKAGKITKTGKFERDSVNYLVYRELKKMKKLLDGVSEERKKKKRKGKK from the coding sequence ATGATCAGAAAATTGAAGCCCGATGAGATAAACAATTTCGACCTTGATTTTTTGAATTTCCAGACCACGGAAGAGGTCCCTCCAAACGAGGGTTTCATAGGTCAAAAGAGAGCAAAGGAGGCTATCGAGACGGGAATAAGAATCAAAGAAAAGGGTTACAACATCTTCGTCACGGGAGTGACGGGAACGGGAAGAAGAACCTTTGTCCAGATGATGCTCCAGGATGTTGCGAAGAAACTTCCCGTTCCAAATGACTGGGGATATGTTTACAATTTTGAGAATCCGTATGAACCAAAGGCTATTTCTTTCAAAGCGGGACAGGGAAGAAGGTTTAAAAGAAGACTCGAAGATTTGATCAACGAAGTGGTCGAAGTTTTGAATAAATCCTTCGAAAGTGAGGAGTTCGCAAGAAAAATTTCCGAAAAGGAAGAAAAATACGCTCTCATGAGAAAGCAGCTCTGGGAGAGTTTGGAGGCTAAAGCAAAGGAGCTCGGTTTCATGGTTCAGCTGACTCCAGCCGGTGTCGCTATGTTGCCTGTGGTGGATGGCAGACCACTCTCACCGGAGATGGTGGATGCTCTTCCAGATCAGGCCAAAAAAGAAATCGAAGAAAGGCAGATGAAGTTGAAGCACCTGGTGGACGGAACGCTCTACAGAATCAGGAAGCTGGACATCGAGTTCAGAAAATCCCTCGAAGAATTCCACAAAAGAACGGCCCTCTTCGCCATTGATCCACTCTTTGTTGAAGTGGAGAGTGAATTCGAAAACGAAGCCGTGAGGGAATTTCTCGAATCTATAAAGAAGGATATCGTAGAGAACCTTCTAGACTTTTTGAGAATGGACGCTCGGGAGAGAAAAGAGATCTATATGAGGAAGTACTCTTTGAATTTAATCGTAGACAACTCGGATCTCACTGGAGCTCCTGTCATTTATGAAACAAATCCCTCTTATTCCAACCTGTTCGGGAAGATTGAGTACTATGTGAGAGGTGGTTTTCTCCACACGGATTTCAATATGATAAGGCCGGGTAGTATCCACAAAGCAAATGGTGGCTTTTTGATCGTTGAAGCCGAACGACTTTTGAGTCAACCTTACGCGTGGTACAACCTGAAAAGGGTTCTCATGGAAACTCAGATTTCCGTTGAAAATCTTGAACATACTTTGGGAATTTCAAACACGATCACTCTGAAACCAGAAAAAATACCCCTTGATTTGAAAGTTGTCATCATTGGTACACCTTACCTGTACGAACTCCTTTACGAACTCGATCCAGACTTCAGGAAACTGTTCAGGATAAAAGCGGAGTTCGACTGGGAGATACCCAGAAACGAATTGAACGTTCAGAAGTACGTATCCTTCATCTCGTCCGTCTGTCGAGAAAAAAACCTTCCTCACTTCGACAAAGGTGCGGTGAAGAAAGTCATATGGTACGCAATGAGAAACGCCGGAAACAGCACGAAGCTTTCCGCTGTTTTTGGAGACATAGTGAATCTCATAGTTGAATCGGGGGAACTTGCAAGACTTGAAGGATCAGAAGTTACCACTTCCGATCACGTTCTCAAGGCCTATCAGGCTATGGAGAACAGAGTAAATCTCCTCGAAGAAAAGTACGACGAAATGATAAAAACATTCGATCTCATGATAGAGGTGACCGGATCCAGAGTGGGACAGATAAACGGTCTTACCGTTCTCGATCTTGGTGATCATTCTTTCGGTGTTCCAGTGAAAATCACTGCGAAGGTTTATCTTGGGAGGCCAGGTGTTGTTGACATTCAGCGTGAAGCAGATTTGAGTGGGAAAATCCACAGTAAGGCAGTTCTCATACTGGAGGGATTTCTAGGGAGTAGATACGCTCAGGACTTTCCGCTTTCTGTCGGTGCGTCTATCAGTTTCGAGCAAGTTTACAGTGAAGTGGAGGGAGACAGCGCTTCACTTGCGGAGGCACTGGCTCTCCTTTCTGCTATTTCTAAGGTGCCCATAAAACAGGGAATAGCCGTAACTGGTTCCATAAATCAGCACGGTGAGGTACAACCCGTTGGGGGAATCGTGGAAAAAGTAGAGGGTTTTTACAGGGCCTGTAAAACCCGTGGGTTCGATGGGAAACAGGGTGTGATCATACCCAAAGCCAACGCGAAAAATCTGGTGCTGAAAGATGAAATCGTCCAGGCTATGAAGAAAGGTCTCTTTCATATATGGACCGTGGAAACCATAGACGACGCGATTGAGATCGTTATGGGAATGAAGGCTGGAAAGATTACAAAGACCGGGAAATTCGAAAGAGACAGCGTGAATTATCTGGTCTACCGCGAATTGAAGAAGATGAAAAAGCTCCTCGACGGGGTTTCAGAAGAAAGAAAGAAAAAGAAGAGAAAGGGTAAAAAATGA
- a CDS encoding type III PLP-dependent enzyme, which produces MMEYWIRRALEVVKTPFLLFDLSVVEKKYLEMKSVLRDADIYYAVKANSHPRIISLLARLGCNFDVASKGEIEKLLALGVNGRRMSFGNTIKREEDIAFAYKNGIRLFAVDSEMEVEKVAINAPGSFVFVRMETDGADADWPLSRKFGTNPEHALQILFYASKMKLIPAGLSFHVGSQNLNPESWKKAIEVAGKVFKKAMRSGLNLFLLNIGGGFPVQHKKPIPSMEEIGKVIEEAIDENLWFVHNLKVIAEPGRYMVGEAGWLVTKVLLKSERSGEKWVYIDAGVFHGLAETIQNFEYEVRVLGKEREELEEYHLAGPTCDSVDVIYDRIFLPKSITLNDLVCFINAGAYTVEYNTRFNGIEPPKMIFIEELTEISIEEKIRTRVLD; this is translated from the coding sequence ATGATGGAATACTGGATTAGAAGAGCCCTCGAAGTGGTGAAAACACCTTTCCTTCTTTTCGACTTGTCGGTCGTGGAGAAGAAGTATCTGGAAATGAAATCTGTTCTCAGAGATGCGGATATTTACTATGCGGTGAAGGCAAACTCGCATCCGCGCATCATTTCCCTTCTTGCCAGATTGGGGTGCAATTTCGATGTGGCTTCCAAGGGAGAGATAGAGAAGCTATTGGCACTTGGGGTGAATGGAAGAAGAATGAGTTTTGGCAACACTATAAAAAGAGAGGAAGACATCGCGTTCGCGTACAAAAATGGTATAAGGCTCTTTGCGGTGGATAGTGAAATGGAGGTGGAAAAGGTTGCTATAAACGCTCCTGGAAGTTTCGTTTTTGTGAGGATGGAAACAGATGGTGCAGACGCGGACTGGCCCCTTTCCAGAAAGTTCGGAACCAATCCAGAGCACGCTCTTCAGATTCTCTTTTATGCTTCGAAGATGAAACTGATACCCGCGGGGTTGAGTTTTCATGTGGGATCTCAGAATCTGAATCCCGAAAGCTGGAAAAAGGCTATCGAAGTCGCAGGAAAAGTGTTCAAGAAAGCCATGAGATCCGGTTTGAATCTTTTCCTCTTGAACATTGGAGGAGGCTTTCCCGTTCAACACAAAAAGCCGATTCCGAGTATGGAAGAGATAGGAAAAGTCATCGAAGAGGCAATAGACGAAAATCTCTGGTTTGTCCACAATTTGAAAGTGATAGCCGAGCCTGGAAGGTATATGGTCGGAGAAGCGGGTTGGCTCGTCACAAAGGTGCTTTTGAAGAGCGAAAGATCCGGTGAAAAATGGGTCTACATCGACGCGGGAGTGTTTCACGGGCTTGCAGAAACCATCCAGAACTTCGAGTACGAGGTCAGGGTTCTCGGAAAAGAAAGAGAGGAACTCGAAGAGTACCATCTGGCGGGTCCCACCTGTGACAGCGTCGATGTGATATACGACAGAATCTTTCTTCCAAAGAGCATCACCTTGAACGATCTTGTGTGCTTCATAAACGCGGGGGCTTACACAGTGGAGTACAACACCCGTTTCAACGGAATAGAACCACCAAAGATGATCTTCATCGAGGAGCTCACAGAGATCTCGATAGAAGAGAAAATCAGAACGCGTGTACTGGATTGA
- a CDS encoding helix-turn-helix domain-containing protein has translation MSEKWKKLGETFRKKREERRITLLDASLFTNINPSKLKRIEEGDLKGLDAEVYIKSYIKRYSEFLELSPDEMLKLYEEGKEEVAEEVEEKKPRKKKEKEKTRDLVMFFFLIAGLVFLLFSAVENVKLRQTPPAYLVAPEETIVNGKSVSGEIPLQEGEYIVESRSDVVLKTASEEWTVKIRKFEVNVSWEK, from the coding sequence TTGAGCGAAAAATGGAAGAAACTCGGTGAGACTTTCAGAAAAAAGAGGGAGGAAAGAAGAATAACCCTTCTCGACGCTTCTCTGTTCACGAACATAAATCCATCGAAATTGAAGCGGATCGAGGAAGGCGATCTGAAGGGACTTGACGCAGAAGTCTATATAAAAAGTTACATAAAACGATACTCGGAGTTTCTCGAACTCTCCCCAGATGAGATGCTCAAACTGTACGAAGAAGGCAAGGAAGAAGTAGCTGAAGAAGTTGAAGAGAAGAAGCCGAGAAAAAAGAAGGAGAAAGAGAAAACAAGGGACCTGGTGATGTTCTTTTTTCTGATAGCAGGACTGGTTTTTCTTCTGTTTTCAGCGGTGGAGAATGTGAAACTGCGGCAGACACCACCTGCTTATCTTGTTGCACCAGAGGAGACGATTGTGAACGGTAAAAGTGTGAGTGGAGAGATTCCTCTTCAAGAAGGAGAGTATATTGTCGAATCCAGAAGCGACGTGGTTCTAAAAACGGCTTCCGAGGAGTGGACAGTGAAGATCAGAAAGTTCGAGGTGAATGTTTCATGGGAGAAGTGA
- a CDS encoding L-lactate dehydrogenase, translated as MKIGIIGLGRVGSSTAFALLMKGFAREMVLIDVDKKRAEGDALDLIHGTPFTRRANIYAGDYPDLKGSDVVIVAAGVPQKPGETRLQLLGRNARVMKEIARNVSKYAPDSIVIVVTNPVDVLTYFFLKESGMDPRKVFGSGTVLDTARLRTLIAQHCGFSPRSVHVYVIGEHGDSEVPVWSGAMIGGIPLKNMCQICQKCDSKILEEFAEKTKRAAYEIIERKGATHYAIALAVADIVENIFFDEKRVLTLSVYLEDYLGVKDICISVPVTLGKNGVERILELELNEEELDAFRKSASILKNAIDEITTEENKHQNTSG; from the coding sequence ATGAAAATAGGTATCATAGGGCTTGGAAGGGTCGGTTCCAGCACAGCCTTTGCACTTCTGATGAAAGGTTTTGCGAGGGAAATGGTTTTGATAGACGTCGATAAGAAAAGAGCCGAAGGAGACGCACTCGATCTCATTCACGGAACACCTTTCACAAGAAGAGCGAATATCTACGCTGGAGATTACCCAGACTTGAAAGGATCAGATGTGGTGATCGTTGCTGCGGGAGTGCCTCAGAAACCTGGAGAGACAAGGCTTCAGCTTCTTGGGAGAAACGCAAGAGTGATGAAAGAAATAGCGCGAAACGTCTCCAAATACGCTCCCGATTCGATTGTCATCGTGGTCACGAATCCCGTTGATGTCCTCACGTATTTCTTCCTCAAAGAATCCGGAATGGATCCCAGGAAAGTGTTTGGTTCCGGAACGGTACTCGACACAGCAAGGCTCAGAACGTTGATAGCACAGCATTGTGGATTTTCTCCAAGAAGTGTGCATGTGTACGTGATAGGAGAACACGGAGATTCAGAGGTTCCCGTGTGGAGTGGCGCCATGATAGGAGGTATTCCTCTAAAGAACATGTGTCAGATCTGTCAAAAGTGCGATTCGAAAATACTGGAGGAGTTCGCTGAAAAAACCAAAAGAGCCGCGTACGAGATCATAGAAAGAAAAGGTGCCACCCACTACGCTATAGCGCTCGCCGTAGCTGACATAGTGGAGAACATCTTCTTCGACGAAAAGAGAGTGTTGACGCTTTCCGTCTACCTCGAAGATTACCTTGGTGTAAAAGACATCTGTATCAGCGTCCCTGTGACCCTTGGAAAGAACGGTGTGGAAAGAATTCTCGAACTGGAATTGAACGAAGAAGAACTGGATGCCTTCAGAAAGTCAGCCTCCATATTGAAGAACGCCATCGACGAAATAACGACCGAAGAGAACAAGCATCAGAACACCAGCGGTTGA
- a CDS encoding secondary thiamine-phosphate synthase enzyme YjbQ, with product MLKRLTVRTSSRTQFVDITSEVVKVIEESKVKNGICVVFVPHTTAGITINENADPSVRQDIMNTMNKLVPPSAGYTHLEGNADSHIKASVLGSSVTLIIENGRPLLGTWQGIYFCEFDGPRTRSVYIKVVEG from the coding sequence ATGTTGAAAAGACTCACAGTTCGAACTTCTTCACGAACACAGTTCGTGGATATCACTTCGGAGGTTGTGAAAGTCATAGAAGAATCTAAGGTGAAAAATGGTATCTGCGTGGTTTTTGTTCCCCACACCACCGCGGGTATCACAATAAACGAAAACGCTGATCCGAGTGTGCGACAGGATATAATGAACACGATGAACAAACTGGTACCACCATCGGCTGGTTATACCCACCTAGAAGGAAATGCCGATTCTCATATAAAAGCATCAGTGTTGGGGTCTTCTGTCACGCTCATAATAGAAAACGGACGCCCCCTCCTTGGAACCTGGCAGGGAATATATTTCTGCGAATTTGACGGTCCAAGGACGAGGAGCGTTTACATAAAGGTTGTTGAGGGATGA
- the nfi gene encoding endonuclease V encodes MDYRQLHRWDLPPEEAIKVQNELRKKIKLTPYEGEPEYVAGVDLSFPGKEEGLAVIVVLEYPSFKILEVVSERGEITFPYIPGLLAFREGPLFLKAWEKLRTKPDVVVFDGQGLAHPRKLGIASHMGLFIEIPTIGVAKSRLYGTFKMPEDKRCSWSYLYDGEEIIGCVIRTKEGSAPIFVSPGHLMDIESSKRLIKAFTLPGRRIPEPTRLAHIYTQRLKKGLF; translated from the coding sequence ATGGATTACAGGCAGCTTCACAGATGGGATCTTCCTCCGGAGGAAGCGATAAAAGTGCAGAACGAACTCAGAAAGAAGATAAAACTCACTCCATACGAAGGAGAGCCCGAGTACGTGGCGGGAGTGGACCTTTCGTTTCCGGGAAAAGAAGAAGGGCTCGCGGTGATAGTGGTACTCGAATATCCTTCTTTCAAAATATTAGAGGTCGTTTCTGAAAGGGGAGAGATAACTTTTCCCTACATTCCGGGGCTCCTTGCTTTCAGAGAAGGACCTCTGTTCTTGAAGGCCTGGGAAAAGCTGAGAACGAAACCCGATGTTGTGGTCTTCGATGGTCAGGGACTGGCACATCCCAGAAAACTTGGGATAGCCTCCCACATGGGACTCTTCATAGAGATCCCGACCATTGGTGTGGCAAAATCCAGACTGTATGGAACGTTCAAAATGCCTGAAGATAAAAGGTGTTCCTGGAGTTATCTCTACGACGGCGAGGAGATAATAGGCTGTGTGATCAGAACAAAGGAAGGAAGTGCTCCTATCTTCGTGTCTCCGGGCCATCTCATGGACATTGAAAGTTCGAAAAGACTGATCAAGGCTTTTACCTTACCCGGAAGAAGGATACCGGAACCCACCAGACTGGCACACATCTACACACAACGGCTCAAAAAAGGCCTTTTCTGA
- the ecfT gene encoding energy-coupling factor transporter transmembrane protein EcfT, with the protein MRLPTVLIGRYIPVDSIVHRLDPRAKLLGMIFLVSAILIVPDLSLYLVPGLAIFLLMFLSRTGFRVYLAGLRSLWFFLVFAVLIQFFSSPEGEKIFWIITDRAIWSAVYIMLRLVLIILLAENFSATTPPLLSARAIESIFSIFGARKIGHEIGMVMTIAMRFVPILALEADRILKAQIARGANFERGKFFDRIRALVVIIVPLLISALRKAEELAVAMEARLYTGEPPRIRFKDIKWKPIDTIYVLSTAGVLMLVLFGRYFVDGVLQYGG; encoded by the coding sequence ATGAGATTGCCAACGGTTCTGATAGGAAGATACATCCCGGTTGATTCAATTGTTCACAGACTCGATCCAAGAGCGAAACTCCTGGGTATGATCTTTCTCGTTTCTGCTATATTGATCGTACCCGATCTTTCGCTTTACCTTGTGCCGGGTCTGGCCATTTTTCTTCTTATGTTTCTGAGCCGAACAGGATTCAGAGTTTACCTTGCGGGACTTAGGAGTCTTTGGTTCTTCCTCGTGTTTGCGGTTCTGATTCAGTTCTTTTCCTCACCAGAGGGTGAAAAGATCTTCTGGATAATCACCGACAGAGCCATATGGTCTGCCGTTTACATCATGCTCAGACTGGTACTCATAATCCTCCTCGCCGAGAATTTCTCTGCCACCACTCCTCCCTTGCTTTCTGCCAGGGCCATAGAAAGTATCTTCTCGATATTCGGTGCCAGGAAAATCGGCCATGAAATAGGAATGGTGATGACTATTGCGATGAGATTCGTTCCTATTCTGGCGCTCGAAGCGGACAGGATCTTGAAGGCTCAGATCGCCAGGGGAGCAAACTTCGAAAGAGGGAAGTTTTTCGACAGAATAAGAGCGCTCGTGGTGATAATAGTGCCTCTTCTCATATCGGCCCTCAGAAAAGCCGAAGAGCTGGCTGTAGCCATGGAAGCCCGCCTCTACACAGGTGAGCCTCCAAGAATACGGTTCAAAGACATAAAGTGGAAACCGATAGATACAATCTATGTCCTCTCAACCGCTGGTGTTCTGATGCTTGTTCTCTTCGGTCGTTATTTCGTCGATGGCGTTCTTCAATATGGAGGCTGA
- a CDS encoding cold shock domain-containing protein: protein MRGTVKWFDSKKGYGFITMENGEDIFVHWSAIQMDGFKTLRENETVEFEIQKGTKGPQAVNVRPVR, encoded by the coding sequence ATGAGAGGTACGGTTAAGTGGTTCGACTCTAAGAAAGGCTACGGTTTCATCACCATGGAGAACGGAGAAGACATCTTCGTTCACTGGTCAGCGATCCAGATGGATGGTTTCAAGACCCTCAGGGAAAACGAAACAGTCGAGTTCGAAATCCAGAAAGGTACCAAAGGACCTCAGGCTGTCAACGTGAGACCTGTTAGATAA
- the gltX gene encoding glutamate--tRNA ligase, translating to MVRVRFAPSPTGHLHVGGARTALFNWMFARKEGGKFILRIEDTDLERSSREYEQQILESLKWCGLNWDEGPDVGGDFGPYRQSERLEIYQEYAEELVENRRAYYVVYDKEDPTRELFTTYEYPDEYKEKGHPVTVKFKVLPGKTSFNDLLKGYMEFDNSTIEDFIIMKSNGFPTYNFAVVVDDHLMRISHVFRGEDHLSNTPKQLMIYEAFGWEVPVFMHIPLILGPDRTPLSKRHGATSVEHFRREGILSRALMNYLALLGWRMEEDEIFTIEEKLQSFDPKDISNKGVIFDYQKLEWVNGKHMRKIDLEDLKKEFIEWAKYVGKKIPPLDERYFIETLRICREKVNTLSQLHDIMYPFMSDDYEYEKDYVEKFLKREEAEKVLEEAKKAFENLNSWNMEEIEKILRNLSETVLSSKKVVFQIIRGAVTGKLVTPGLFETIEVLGKERTLKRLERTLQFLKKT from the coding sequence TTGGTAAGAGTCAGGTTCGCTCCCAGCCCAACGGGTCATCTCCACGTTGGTGGAGCAAGAACAGCTCTTTTCAACTGGATGTTCGCAAGAAAAGAGGGTGGAAAGTTCATCCTTCGAATAGAAGATACCGACCTCGAGAGAAGTTCAAGAGAATATGAACAGCAAATTCTGGAATCTCTGAAGTGGTGCGGTCTCAATTGGGACGAAGGACCTGATGTAGGGGGAGACTTCGGCCCTTACCGACAGAGCGAGAGACTCGAAATCTACCAAGAATACGCTGAGGAATTGGTGGAAAATAGAAGGGCCTATTACGTGGTTTACGACAAAGAAGATCCTACCAGAGAACTCTTCACAACTTACGAGTATCCAGACGAATACAAAGAGAAAGGCCATCCCGTCACCGTAAAGTTCAAAGTGCTTCCTGGAAAAACCTCTTTCAACGATCTTTTGAAAGGCTACATGGAATTCGACAACTCCACCATAGAAGATTTCATCATCATGAAGTCGAACGGTTTCCCAACCTACAACTTCGCGGTCGTGGTGGACGATCATCTCATGAGAATTTCCCATGTGTTTCGTGGTGAAGATCACCTTTCGAACACTCCAAAACAGCTCATGATATATGAGGCTTTTGGATGGGAAGTCCCTGTGTTCATGCACATTCCACTGATACTGGGACCGGATCGAACACCTCTGAGCAAAAGGCACGGTGCCACTTCTGTTGAACACTTCAGAAGGGAGGGCATTTTGAGCAGGGCTTTGATGAACTATCTCGCACTTCTTGGCTGGAGAATGGAAGAAGACGAGATCTTCACAATAGAAGAGAAACTTCAGTCATTCGATCCAAAGGATATCTCAAACAAGGGGGTTATCTTCGATTATCAGAAACTCGAATGGGTGAACGGGAAACACATGAGAAAGATCGATCTCGAAGATCTGAAGAAAGAATTCATCGAATGGGCAAAGTACGTGGGAAAGAAAATTCCCCCTCTGGATGAAAGATATTTCATAGAAACTCTACGTATATGCCGGGAAAAGGTGAACACACTCTCTCAGCTGCACGACATCATGTATCCATTCATGAGCGATGATTACGAGTACGAGAAGGACTATGTGGAAAAGTTCTTGAAGAGAGAAGAAGCCGAGAAGGTACTCGAAGAAGCGAAAAAAGCCTTCGAAAATCTCAACAGCTGGAACATGGAAGAGATAGAAAAAATATTGAGAAATCTTTCCGAAACGGTCTTGTCATCGAAAAAAGTGGTCTTTCAGATCATCAGAGGAGCAGTTACCGGAAAGTTAGTAACGCCTGGTCTTTTCGAAACCATAGAAGTGTTGGGAAAAGAAAGAACACTGAAAAGACTTGAAAGAACCTTACAGTTCTTAAAGAAGACTTAA
- the minD gene encoding septum site-determining protein MinD, which produces MGNVIVVTSGKGGVGKTTVTANLGCALAKLGEKVCLIDADIGLKNLDIVLGLENRIVYTMIDVVNGKVSPQEALVKHKMLKNLYLLPASQIATKEMVSPNDMKAIVKELIPHFDYIIIDSPAGIERGFRNAVAPAERVLVVTTPELPAISDADRVIGLLENFGFSDEKINVIINRFKPHMVKKGEMLTTDDIKHTLSLEIIAVIPDSEDIIVASNTGIPVSLNGNSKISKNFENLARRIRGEGVPLENDFVTVSKGFLDALKDFFSKLKRG; this is translated from the coding sequence ATGGGAAATGTCATAGTTGTAACTTCCGGTAAAGGAGGGGTGGGTAAAACCACCGTAACGGCCAACCTTGGATGTGCCCTGGCCAAACTCGGGGAGAAGGTGTGTCTCATCGATGCCGACATAGGCCTGAAAAATCTGGACATAGTCCTCGGACTCGAAAACAGAATCGTTTACACCATGATAGATGTAGTGAACGGTAAAGTCTCTCCTCAGGAGGCTCTTGTCAAACATAAAATGCTGAAAAATCTGTATCTTCTTCCTGCTTCACAGATAGCCACGAAAGAAATGGTCTCACCAAACGACATGAAGGCCATTGTGAAGGAACTGATACCACATTTCGACTACATCATAATCGATTCTCCAGCCGGCATCGAAAGGGGATTCAGAAACGCCGTCGCTCCGGCTGAAAGAGTGCTTGTTGTCACGACTCCCGAACTTCCTGCAATCTCTGACGCAGATCGTGTGATAGGGCTTCTGGAAAACTTTGGATTTTCCGATGAGAAGATAAACGTGATCATAAACAGATTCAAACCGCACATGGTGAAAAAGGGCGAAATGCTCACCACTGACGATATCAAACATACACTATCATTGGAGATTATAGCTGTTATACCAGATTCAGAGGATATCATAGTTGCCTCAAACACGGGAATTCCCGTTTCACTGAACGGAAATTCGAAAATTTCCAAAAACTTTGAAAACCTCGCAAGAAGAATTCGAGGAGAGGGCGTGCCTTTGGAGAACGACTTTGTCACCGTTTCGAAAGGTTTTCTCGATGCATTGAAAGACTTCTTCTCAAAACTCAAGAGGGGATGA